One part of the Humulus lupulus chromosome 9, drHumLupu1.1, whole genome shotgun sequence genome encodes these proteins:
- the LOC133799912 gene encoding uncharacterized protein LOC133799912: MKDLDSLHEGIRPFLANEVKYEKWAIIYSKSRRYVAMTSNIAESINATLKEMREIPVTTLVECLRNLIKKWSYNNKKEAEATFTDLQKKQEEYLKKIFVKSLRITVEPASTLIYSVHSGLTTNIVVIAKKSCTCNKFDLDELPCEHAMVVIRKINLQYRKYCSYYFTKQAMLNTYNASIHLLGDPKTWRVPPNVEEIEVLPPKGNNSDWNTTYHYYL; encoded by the exons ATGAAGGACTTGGACAGTTTACATGAAGGAATCCGCCCTTTTCTGGCCAATGAGGTTAAATATGAAAAATGGGCAATAATCTACTCCAAAAGTCGTAGATATGTAGCTATGACTTCAAACATAGCTGAATCCATTAATGCGACACTAAAAGAAATGAGAGAGATTCCAGTAACAACATTAGTTGAGTGCCTTAGAAACCTGATTAAAAAATGGAGctacaacaacaaaaaagaagcAGAAGCAACCTTTACAGACTTGCAAAAGAAACAAGAGGAATACTTAAAAAAGATCTTTGTCAAGTCATTAAGAATAACT GTAGAACCAGCTAGCACACTCATTTATAGTGTACACAGCGGTTTAACAACAAACATTGTAGTTATTGCAAAGAAATCATGCACTTGTAACAAGTTTGATTTGGATGAATTACCTTGTGAACATGCCATGGTAGTCATTAGAAAGATAAACCTTCAGTATAGAAAATATTGCTCATATTATTTCACAAAACAAGCCATGTTGAACACCTATAATGCATCAATACATCTATTGGGAGATCCAAAAACATGGAGAGTTCCACCTAATGTTGAGGAAATAGAAGTACTACCTCCAAAGGGAAAC AACAGTGATTGGAACACTACTTATCACTATTACTTGTGA